A window of the Tepidamorphus gemmatus genome harbors these coding sequences:
- the argH gene encoding argininosuccinate lyase, giving the protein MSNKMWGGRFASGPDAIMEAINASIDFDRRLHTQDIAGSKAHAAMLAEVGILSAEDAAAIADGLDAIAAEIESGAFTFSKALEDIHMNVESRLAELIGPAAGRLHTARSRNDQVATDFRLYVRDALDRLDVALATLQEALASKALQHFDAVMPGFTHLQAAQPVTFGHHLLAYVEMLARDRGRMADARRRLNECPLGAAALAGTSFPIDRFATAAALGFDRPMANSLDAVSDRDFVLEALAALSIMAVHLSRFAEEVIIWSSAQFGFVKLSDAWTTGSSIMPQKRNPDAAELVRAKPGRIFGALIGLLTVMKGLPLAYSKDMQEDKEPFFDALDAAELMVAAMTGMVRDMEPVRERMRCAAGAGYSTATDIADWLVRALGLPFREAHHITGRIVALASETGRELDELTLDELRAIEPRITADVFGVLGVENSVKSRTSFGGTAPENVRAQAEAWLQRLRG; this is encoded by the coding sequence ATGAGCAACAAGATGTGGGGCGGCCGCTTCGCCTCCGGTCCCGACGCGATCATGGAGGCGATCAACGCCTCGATCGATTTCGACCGGCGGCTGCACACCCAGGACATCGCCGGCTCCAAGGCGCATGCGGCGATGCTTGCCGAGGTCGGCATCCTCTCGGCCGAGGACGCGGCCGCGATCGCCGATGGTCTAGACGCGATTGCCGCCGAGATCGAGTCGGGAGCATTCACATTCTCGAAGGCGCTGGAGGACATCCACATGAACGTGGAGTCCCGCCTCGCCGAGCTGATCGGTCCCGCCGCCGGCCGGCTGCACACCGCCCGCTCGCGCAACGACCAGGTGGCGACGGACTTTCGGCTTTACGTCCGGGACGCCCTCGACCGACTTGATGTCGCGCTCGCCACCCTGCAAGAGGCACTTGCGTCCAAGGCCCTGCAGCATTTCGACGCGGTGATGCCGGGATTCACCCATCTCCAGGCCGCCCAACCCGTCACCTTCGGCCACCATCTGCTCGCCTATGTGGAGATGCTGGCCCGCGACCGCGGCCGCATGGCGGATGCGCGCCGGCGCCTGAACGAATGTCCGCTCGGCGCTGCGGCGCTCGCAGGAACCTCGTTTCCGATCGACCGGTTCGCGACGGCGGCCGCGCTCGGCTTCGACCGGCCGATGGCCAATTCGCTGGACGCCGTCTCCGACCGTGACTTCGTGCTGGAGGCGCTTGCCGCCCTGTCGATCATGGCGGTGCATCTGTCGCGCTTTGCCGAGGAGGTCATCATCTGGTCATCGGCCCAGTTCGGCTTCGTCAAGCTGTCGGATGCCTGGACCACCGGCTCGTCCATCATGCCGCAGAAGCGCAATCCCGACGCCGCCGAACTGGTGCGCGCCAAGCCCGGCCGCATCTTCGGCGCGCTGATCGGCCTGCTGACCGTGATGAAGGGGCTGCCGCTCGCCTATTCCAAGGACATGCAGGAGGACAAGGAACCATTCTTCGATGCCCTTGACGCCGCCGAACTGATGGTCGCGGCGATGACGGGGATGGTGCGCGACATGGAACCGGTGCGCGAACGGATGCGCTGCGCTGCGGGCGCAGGCTATTCGACCGCCACAGACATTGCCGACTGGCTGGTACGCGCGCTCGGCCTGCCGTTCCGCGAGGCGCACCACATCACCGGGCGCATCGTCGCGCTGGCGTCGGAAACCGGCCGCGAGCTCGATGAGCTGACGCTTGACGAACTCCGCGCCATCGAGCCGCGCATTACCGCGGATGTGTTCGGCGTCCTCGGCGTCGAGAACTCGGTGAAGAGTCGGACCAGCTTCGGCGGCACCGCGCCTGAGAATGTGAGGGCTCAGGCCGAGGCCTGGCTGCAGCGGTTGCGCGGTTAG
- the leuB gene encoding 3-isopropylmalate dehydrogenase has translation MASYNLLLLPGDGIGPEVMAEVERVIRWLDANSGVHFETETDLVGGSAYDVHGVAITDETMKTAMAADAVIFGAVGGPKWDAVPYEVRPEAGLLRLRKDLELFANLRPAICYPALADASSLKREVVEGLDILILRELTGGVYFGEPKEIVTLENGEKRAVDTQVYTTHEIERIARVAFELARARRNKVTSMEKRNVMRSGVLWNQVVTAVHKAEYPDVQLEHMLADAGGMQLVRWPKQFDVIVTDNLFGDMLSDVAAMLTGSLGMLPSASLGAPDPATGKRKALYEPVHGSAPDIAGKGIANPIAMIASLGMALRYSFDMGEAADLVDGAIADVLASGTRTADLAAKGQNSVSTREMGEAIVKAMAKRAG, from the coding sequence ATGGCCTCGTACAATCTGCTCCTGTTGCCCGGCGACGGCATCGGCCCCGAAGTCATGGCCGAGGTCGAGCGGGTGATCCGCTGGCTCGACGCGAATTCCGGCGTGCATTTCGAGACCGAGACCGATCTGGTCGGCGGTTCGGCCTATGATGTCCACGGCGTGGCGATCACGGACGAGACGATGAAGACCGCCATGGCAGCCGACGCGGTGATCTTCGGCGCGGTCGGCGGACCGAAATGGGATGCCGTGCCCTATGAGGTGCGTCCCGAGGCCGGGCTGCTGCGGCTGCGCAAGGACCTCGAGCTGTTCGCCAATCTCAGGCCGGCGATCTGCTATCCGGCGCTCGCGGACGCCTCGAGCCTGAAGCGCGAGGTTGTCGAGGGGCTCGACATCCTGATCTTGCGTGAACTGACGGGCGGCGTCTATTTCGGCGAGCCGAAGGAGATCGTCACGCTCGAGAACGGCGAGAAGCGCGCCGTCGACACCCAAGTCTACACCACCCACGAGATCGAGCGCATCGCCCGCGTCGCCTTCGAGCTGGCGCGTGCCCGACGCAACAAGGTCACCTCGATGGAGAAGCGCAATGTGATGCGCTCGGGGGTACTGTGGAACCAGGTGGTGACGGCGGTCCACAAGGCCGAGTATCCGGACGTCCAGCTCGAGCACATGCTGGCGGATGCGGGGGGCATGCAGCTGGTACGCTGGCCCAAGCAGTTCGACGTCATCGTCACCGACAACCTGTTTGGCGACATGCTGTCCGATGTCGCCGCAATGCTGACCGGCTCGCTCGGCATGCTGCCGTCGGCCTCGCTCGGTGCGCCCGACCCGGCGACAGGCAAGCGCAAGGCGCTCTACGAGCCGGTACATGGCTCGGCGCCGGACATCGCCGGCAAGGGCATCGCCAATCCGATCGCGATGATCGCCTCGCTCGGCATGGCGCTGCGCTATTCCTTCGACATGGGCGAGGCCGCCGATCTGGTGGACGGCGCCATCGCCGACGTGCTCGCCTCGGGGACACGCACTGCCGATCTTGCCGCCAAGGGGCAGAATTCGGTCAGCACCAGGGAGATGGGCGAGGCGATCGTCAAGGCGATGGCGAAGCGGGCGGGCTAA
- a CDS encoding NnrS family protein, giving the protein MPAAGASTMPRSRDWRGPAVLSYGFRPFFLLAGVEAALVMVLWVLWYRGAIDIPSAFPPLAWHAHELLFGYVWAVVAGFLLTAVPNWTGRLPVVGWPLAGLVGLWLLGRIAVALSAQIGFAVTAITTLVFPTVLIGALAREIIAGRNLRNLRVLGVVAVLMAGQIVFLVEAAGGAAAVYGPRIAIAAIIMLIILIGGRIVPSFTANWLRRENPGREPVPFGRFDVAASLVAAVALAGWAALPAMPEAGGWLAAILAAAGLAHMARLARWAGDRTLREPLVTVLHVAYAFIPLGFLIAALGAWSVDYVGDVAAMHAWTAGAIGLMTLAVMTRATRGHTGRQLTAPPGTVAIYMLVAVAALSRIAAAFLADVAVLLMTVAGAAWTAGFALFVILYAPLLTGPRRTG; this is encoded by the coding sequence ATGCCCGCCGCCGGCGCCAGCACCATGCCGAGATCGCGCGACTGGCGCGGGCCGGCCGTGCTGAGCTACGGCTTCCGGCCGTTCTTCCTGCTGGCAGGGGTTGAGGCCGCGCTCGTCATGGTGCTCTGGGTTCTCTGGTACCGGGGCGCGATCGACATCCCGAGCGCGTTCCCGCCGCTCGCCTGGCACGCCCACGAACTCCTGTTCGGCTATGTCTGGGCGGTGGTGGCCGGCTTCCTGTTGACGGCCGTGCCGAACTGGACGGGACGGCTGCCGGTCGTCGGCTGGCCGCTGGCGGGTCTCGTCGGCCTGTGGCTGCTCGGCCGGATCGCCGTCGCACTGTCCGCCCAGATCGGTTTCGCGGTCACGGCAATCACAACGCTCGTCTTCCCGACCGTGCTGATCGGAGCACTCGCTCGCGAAATCATCGCCGGCCGCAATCTACGCAACCTCAGGGTGCTCGGCGTCGTCGCGGTGCTGATGGCCGGGCAGATCGTGTTCCTCGTCGAGGCGGCCGGCGGCGCGGCGGCAGTCTATGGTCCGCGCATCGCGATTGCCGCGATCATCATGCTGATCATCCTGATCGGCGGTCGGATCGTTCCGAGCTTCACCGCCAACTGGCTGAGGCGCGAGAACCCGGGACGCGAGCCGGTGCCATTCGGCCGGTTCGACGTGGCGGCGAGCCTGGTCGCGGCGGTGGCGCTCGCCGGCTGGGCGGCGCTGCCGGCAATGCCCGAGGCAGGCGGCTGGCTTGCCGCCATCCTCGCCGCCGCCGGCCTCGCGCACATGGCGCGGCTCGCGCGCTGGGCCGGCGACCGCACGCTGAGGGAGCCGCTGGTCACGGTGCTGCACGTTGCCTACGCCTTCATTCCGCTCGGCTTCCTGATTGCCGCACTGGGCGCATGGTCGGTCGATTATGTCGGCGATGTCGCTGCGATGCATGCCTGGACCGCCGGTGCGATTGGGCTGATGACGCTCGCCGTGATGACACGGGCGACGCGGGGTCACACCGGCCGCCAGCTCACGGCGCCGCCCGGCACCGTCGCGATCTACATGCTGGTCGCCGTCGCCGCGCTGAGCCGGATCGCGGCAGCATTCCTGGCCGACGTCGCCGTCCTGCTGATGACCGTGGCGGGCGCGGCCTGGACGGCGGGTTTCGCCCTGTTCGTCATCCTCTACGCGCCGCTGCTGACCGGGCCGCGCCGGACAGGTTAG